Proteins co-encoded in one Ziziphus jujuba cultivar Dongzao chromosome 9, ASM3175591v1 genomic window:
- the LOC107427419 gene encoding auxin-responsive protein SAUR23 yields the protein MGIRLMGIANAKHKLQRTLSARYGILVATATNCHDVPKGHCAVYVGETQKKRFLIPISYLNHPLFQDLLNRAEEEFGFDHPTGGLIIPCSEAHFISLTSALSSEKMA from the coding sequence atggGTATCAGATTGATGGGGATAGCTAATGCAAAACACAAACTTCAGAGAACTCTATCAGCAAGATATGGAATATTGGTTGCTACAGCCACTAATTGCCATGATGTTCCAAAAGGCCATTGTGCTGTTTATGTTGGAGAAACACAGAAGAAGAGGTTTCTGATTCCAATTTCCTATTTGAATCACCCTTTGTTCCAAGATTTGTTGAATCGCGCTGAGGAAGAGTTTGGATTTGATCATCCTACAGGAGGTCTCATAATTCCTTGCAGTGAAGCTCATTTTATAAGTTTAACTTCAGCTCTAAGTTCAGAAAAAATGGCGTGA
- the LOC107427473 gene encoding auxin-responsive protein SAUR21-like has translation MDIRQLFRRSSAVGVPKGYCAVYVGESQRKKRFVIPVSYLNQPFFKNFLSLAEEEFGFEHPMGGLTIPCREEIFINLIGLVPQL, from the coding sequence atGGATATTAGGCAACTATTTAGAaggtcttctgcagtaggcgtACCAAAGGGCTATTGTGCAGTTTATGTTGGAGAAAGCCAAAGGAAGAAGAGGTTTGTGATTCCTGTATCATACTTGAACCAgccttttttcaaaaattttctaaGTCTAGCTGAAGAAGAATTTGGATTTGAACATCCTATGGGTGGTCTTACTATTCCCTGCAGAGAAGAAATCTTCATCAATCTCATTGGCTTAGTACCACAACTTTGA